A single window of Rubripirellula lacrimiformis DNA harbors:
- a CDS encoding terminase gpA endonuclease subunit, which yields MATDPRRMKPSECCRTLNSTPLGEVINERQLYRYRTRAGNRIGDGTHVDLLRFTAWLVEERHRPKLPADEDPYGKVKDKARARNAAIALAGRDIGDLPVIEDPQRKAKAAGSFRYFCEAYFSLTFHLQWSPDHLKVMERIEEAVVRGGLFSLAMARGSGKSSLAEVACIWAVLNGYRDFVCLIGSDEGHACDMLDSIKTELDANELLLADYPEVCFPIQALDGISNRANGQLYQGKRTQIGWTAKEVVLPTIADSKASGAIIKVAGLTGRIRGMKFKRPDGRTVRPSLVVLDDPQTDESARSLSQCANREAILAGAVLGLAGPGKKISGIMPCTIIRPGDMADNILDRDKHPEWNGARTRMVNSFPTNETLWERYAEIRAEGLRAGDGGAAGTEFYRQNRDAMDEGADVAWKERFNHDELSAIQHAMNLKLQDEAAFFAEYQNEPLPEERVDADQLTAEQVAGKINGLERRCVPISANHLTAFIDVQQKLLFYVVAAWEDDFTGYVLDYGAYPDQNRAYYTLRDARHTLATAADGTGLEGSIYAGLESLTEDLLGREWQRDDGAAMKIGRCLIDANWGHSTNVVYQFCRQSPHASILLPSHGRFVGASSNPFSEYKRRPGDRVGLNWRIPSVHGKRAIRHIIYDTNWWKSFTHARLAVAMGDRGCLSVYGNQAETHRMFAEQITAEYFIKTEGRGRTVDEWKARPEQPDNHWLDCLVGCAVAASMQGALLFGTDVEPTRRRERVSFKELQKRKRN from the coding sequence GTGGCGACTGACCCGCGACGAATGAAACCGAGCGAGTGCTGCCGAACGCTCAATAGCACGCCGCTCGGTGAGGTGATTAACGAACGCCAGCTCTATCGCTATCGAACGCGAGCCGGCAATCGCATCGGAGACGGCACGCACGTCGATCTTCTCCGGTTCACTGCTTGGCTAGTCGAAGAACGCCACCGTCCGAAGCTACCGGCCGACGAGGATCCTTACGGCAAAGTCAAAGATAAAGCCCGTGCCCGCAATGCAGCGATCGCATTGGCCGGTCGCGACATCGGTGACCTGCCGGTGATTGAAGACCCGCAGCGCAAAGCAAAGGCCGCCGGTAGTTTTCGTTACTTCTGCGAAGCGTATTTCTCGCTGACGTTTCATTTGCAATGGTCGCCGGATCACTTGAAGGTGATGGAACGAATCGAAGAAGCGGTCGTTCGTGGAGGTCTGTTCTCACTGGCGATGGCTCGTGGTAGCGGCAAGAGTTCGCTGGCTGAGGTTGCGTGTATTTGGGCGGTGCTTAATGGCTATCGCGACTTCGTCTGCTTGATCGGCAGCGACGAAGGCCACGCCTGCGATATGCTCGACTCGATCAAAACGGAACTCGATGCCAACGAATTACTGTTGGCCGACTATCCGGAAGTCTGCTTTCCGATTCAGGCATTGGACGGTATCTCTAACCGCGCCAACGGACAGCTATACCAAGGCAAACGCACGCAGATCGGATGGACGGCGAAAGAGGTCGTCTTGCCGACAATTGCCGACAGCAAAGCGAGCGGTGCGATCATCAAGGTTGCCGGTTTGACCGGACGCATCCGCGGAATGAAGTTCAAGCGGCCCGATGGCCGAACGGTTCGGCCTTCGCTAGTCGTGCTGGATGACCCGCAAACGGACGAGTCGGCTCGTTCGCTTTCGCAATGCGCCAATCGCGAAGCGATCCTCGCCGGCGCGGTCCTCGGACTCGCTGGCCCCGGCAAAAAGATCTCTGGCATCATGCCATGCACCATCATTCGGCCCGGCGACATGGCCGACAACATTCTCGATCGCGACAAACATCCGGAATGGAACGGTGCGCGAACGCGAATGGTGAACTCATTCCCAACAAATGAAACGCTATGGGAACGCTACGCAGAAATCCGTGCCGAGGGTCTGCGCGCCGGCGACGGCGGCGCGGCCGGCACCGAGTTCTATCGTCAAAACCGCGATGCAATGGACGAAGGTGCCGACGTCGCCTGGAAAGAACGTTTCAATCACGACGAGCTGTCCGCGATCCAGCACGCGATGAACCTGAAGCTTCAAGACGAAGCCGCGTTCTTCGCCGAATACCAAAACGAGCCGCTACCCGAAGAACGCGTCGATGCCGACCAACTCACGGCCGAGCAGGTAGCTGGCAAAATCAACGGACTCGAACGGCGCTGCGTTCCGATTTCGGCTAACCATCTCACCGCGTTCATTGACGTGCAGCAAAAGCTTTTGTTCTATGTCGTTGCCGCCTGGGAAGACGATTTCACGGGCTACGTTCTCGACTATGGAGCGTACCCCGATCAAAACCGAGCGTATTACACGCTTCGCGATGCACGCCACACGCTGGCAACCGCCGCGGACGGCACGGGACTCGAGGGCAGTATCTATGCCGGCCTCGAATCACTCACCGAAGATTTACTTGGCCGTGAATGGCAACGTGACGATGGCGCGGCAATGAAGATCGGACGGTGCTTGATTGATGCGAACTGGGGTCACTCGACAAATGTGGTCTATCAATTCTGCCGGCAAAGCCCACACGCTTCGATCCTATTGCCTTCGCATGGTCGTTTCGTCGGTGCGTCCTCGAATCCATTCAGCGAATACAAACGCCGCCCCGGCGACCGTGTGGGTTTGAACTGGCGAATCCCCAGCGTCCACGGGAAACGTGCGATTCGCCACATCATCTACGACACGAATTGGTGGAAGTCGTTCACTCACGCGAGGCTCGCGGTCGCAATGGGCGATCGTGGTTGCCTGTCCGTTTACGGCAACCAAGCCGAGACGCATCGCATGTTCGCCGAACAAATCACCGCCGAGTACTTCATCAAAACCGAAGGCCGTGGTCGGACTGTCGACGAATGGAAAGCTCGCCCCGAACAACCCGACAACCACTGGCTCGACTGCCTCGTCGGCTGTGCCGTCGCTGCATCCATGCAGGGTGCGTTGCTCTTTGGCACAGATGTGGAACCAACCCGCCGACGCGAGCGAGTCAGTTTCAAGGAACTGCAAAAGCGAAAACGGAACTAA
- a CDS encoding phage portal protein, whose amino-acid sequence MKHWSRADGLSSAAANSPDVRRTLRNRSRYEVANNSYARGITLTLANDVVGTGPRLQMLTPDDAANRFVEAEFFAWAEAVGLAEKLRTMRLARVSDGESFGLLTSNERVDSTVKLDVRLIEADQVASPTLVADRSRYIDGIQFDADGNPLSYDVLREHPGDVTFTIDEQFDTVPAAAVLHYFRCDRPGQIRGIPDITPALPLFAQLRRFTLAVLAAAETAADFAGILYTDAPANGEADAAEPFEPIELEKRMLLTMPGGWKMAQMRSEQPSTTYAEFKKEILNEIARCLNMPFNVAAGNSSGYNYASGRLDHQTYFKSIRVEQAQLARTVLDRILNAWLREAILIEGYLPNSLRTLDSTFQRAWMWDGFDHVDPAKEANAQKIRLSNHTTTLAIEFARQGRDWETELKQRAKELELMHQLGLSLDSNSVDTDVHEDKDDHDDQEQTVQQAT is encoded by the coding sequence ATGAAACATTGGTCGCGAGCCGATGGTCTGTCGTCCGCCGCCGCGAATAGTCCTGATGTTCGGCGAACGCTTCGCAATCGGTCACGATACGAGGTCGCAAATAACAGCTACGCTCGCGGGATCACGTTGACGCTGGCGAATGATGTCGTTGGCACTGGGCCACGTTTGCAAATGCTGACGCCGGATGATGCCGCGAATCGTTTTGTCGAAGCGGAGTTCTTTGCTTGGGCCGAGGCAGTGGGTCTGGCGGAAAAGCTGCGGACGATGCGGCTCGCCCGCGTTTCGGACGGCGAATCGTTTGGTTTGCTGACCAGCAACGAGCGAGTTGACTCGACTGTGAAGCTCGACGTGCGATTGATCGAAGCCGACCAAGTGGCCTCGCCGACGTTGGTCGCAGACCGCTCTCGCTATATCGACGGAATCCAATTCGATGCCGACGGAAACCCGCTCAGCTACGACGTGCTTCGCGAACATCCTGGCGATGTGACGTTCACGATTGACGAGCAGTTTGACACGGTGCCGGCCGCTGCTGTGCTGCACTACTTCCGCTGTGATCGACCAGGACAGATTCGCGGCATCCCCGATATCACGCCGGCACTTCCATTATTCGCACAACTTCGCCGGTTCACTCTCGCGGTGCTCGCCGCTGCAGAAACGGCCGCCGACTTCGCTGGGATTCTCTACACCGACGCGCCGGCCAATGGTGAGGCCGACGCTGCGGAACCATTCGAGCCAATCGAACTTGAGAAGCGAATGCTGCTCACGATGCCTGGTGGCTGGAAGATGGCTCAAATGAGAAGCGAGCAACCGAGTACGACTTATGCAGAGTTCAAGAAAGAGATTCTCAACGAGATCGCTCGTTGTCTGAATATGCCGTTCAACGTCGCTGCCGGAAATTCGTCGGGCTACAACTACGCCAGTGGGCGACTCGACCACCAAACTTACTTTAAGTCGATCCGCGTTGAGCAGGCACAGCTTGCTCGCACTGTGTTAGATCGCATCCTGAACGCTTGGCTTCGCGAAGCCATTCTCATCGAAGGCTATCTGCCGAACTCGCTTCGCACACTCGATTCTACGTTCCAAAGAGCGTGGATGTGGGATGGATTCGACCATGTCGATCCTGCCAAGGAAGCCAACGCCCAAAAGATCCGTCTCTCGAATCATACGACTACTCTGGCCATCGAATTTGCGCGGCAGGGTCGTGATTGGGAGACGGAACTTAAACAACGTGCCAAGGAACTGGAGCTGATGCACCAGCTTGGACTCTCGCTCGATTCAAATTCTGTTGACACCGATGTTCATGAGGACAAGGATGACCACGACGACCAAGAACAAACCGTCCAACAAGCGACTTGA